The nucleotide window GATACCGCGGGCGTTGAGACCGCGATTGATAATAATCTGCCCCTCGGTGATATACCCTGTAAGGTCTGGAACCGGGTGAGTCTTGTCGTCCTCAGGCATGGTAAGAACCGGAATCTGCGTAATTGAGCCTGTTTTACCTTTGATACGGCCGGCACGTTCATAGAGCGTAGCAAGGTCTGTGTAAAGGTACCCCGGATATCCCCGTCGACCAGGCACCTCCCTCCGGGCAGCGGATATCTCACGCAGCGCTTCACAGTAGTTTGTGAGGTCGGTCATGATGACAAGGACGTGCATGCCCTTTTCGAATGCAAGATACTCTGCGGCTGTGAGCGCCATGCGCGGGAGTGCGATACGCTCGATGGGCGGATCGTCTGCAAGGTTAACAAAAACCACTGACCGTTCTATAGCGCCGGTACGGCGGAAGTCAGCGACGAAAAATTCCGCCTCTTCAAAAGTGATACCTATAGCTGCAAAGACAACGGCGAACTTCTCGCCGGTCTTCAGCACCGTGGCCTGGCGGGCAATCTGAGCTGCAAGGCGGGAGTGAGGAAGACCGGAACCGGAAAAAAGAGGAAGTTTCTGCCCACGGACAAGCGTGTTCAGGAGGTCAATGGTTGATATTCCTGTCTGGATGAATTCATTCGGGTAATCGCGAGCGAATGGGTTCATGGGGTTGCCGTTCACATTAAGATATTTCTCCGGAATAATGGACGGACCGTCGTCAATGGGCCTGCCGAACCCGTCAAAAACCCTTCCCAGCATATCCAGAGAGACGCCCAATTCCATCCCTTTTGCGAGAAATTTTACCTTCACATCCTGAGGAGAAAGACCACTCGTTCC belongs to Pseudomonadota bacterium and includes:
- a CDS encoding V-type ATP synthase subunit B gives rise to the protein MSKEYRTVTQIAGPLMLVEGVEGVTYGELADIKLQNGSFRRGRVLEINGDKAMVQVFEGTSGLSPQDVKVKFLAKGMELGVSLDMLGRVFDGFGRPIDDGPSIIPEKYLNVNGNPMNPFARDYPNEFIQTGISTIDLLNTLVRGQKLPLFSGSGLPHSRLAAQIARQATVLKTGEKFAVVFAAIGITFEEAEFFVADFRRTGAIERSVVFVNLADDPPIERIALPRMALTAAEYLAFEKGMHVLVIMTDLTNYCEALREISAARREVPGRRGYPGYLYTDLATLYERAGRIKGKTGSITQIPVLTMPEDDKTHPVPDLTGYITEGQIIINRGLNARGIYPPVDVLPSLSRLKDKGIGAGKTREDHADVMNQLYSAYARGKNAKELAVVLGESALSDADILFVKFADAFEDKFVRQGENENRTIEESLRIGWDLLAMIPRNELKRIRDAFIEKYYPKK